A window from Candidatus Eisenbacteria bacterium encodes these proteins:
- a CDS encoding serine/threonine-protein kinase, giving the protein MPIERPPQNPEDDPKINPSNPEHPERDPSLSEFPESESLFIGSAQPPSGSTPSGISPSDGANGVIAGYRIIRRIGAGGMGVVYEAEQQNPRRRVALKVIRGGAVVDEHHVKLFQREAQALALLKHPNIAAIHDAGQTENGQHYFAMELITGVPLDAYLQSRPLGDSPTRHQIRERLALFLQICRAIAYAHQRSVIHRDLKPSNIFVIPPDGEDAGASRRDAQVKILDFGLARLTDADVSLTTMVSEVGKIRGTLAYMSPEQARGNPDAIDLRSDVYSLGVILYEMLTGQRPYDVHKAMIHEAIRVICEEDPAKPSGSFKLLRGDLETITLKALEKNPADRYQSVSALVDDIERHLANQPILASPPSAVYQFRKLVSRHRGPFAFAATLFILSIVFGITMSVLFGQQRVLRARAEAEAQKADQINTFLRDMLGSVNPSGMGKDVTVREVLDEAAKTIDEGLADQPEVRAAVQSTIGDTYFALGFIEEAAPHLEGAYAVQREILGETHPDVAMSLFRLARLRMAQSKEDSAEVLARQVLEIERAHYGEEHPTIATHLCFLASVLDGRGKYEEAEQLYLEALAMQEKLLGKEHLDMVPLLESYAIFLGGQGHPSQAEKRMRAALEIQRKHHGDNHPSLATNLINLAYFLSSQEKYEEAEATAREAIDLWREHMGEEHESYPALLNILGSILSGQNKRDEAESVFRQALDRRIQLYGEEGHVSIAASLNNLALFLFKAGKYQDSEDMYKRAEVIWREHFGDEHLHIASLMGNLSLVLKAEGKLQEGEAALAEAVRLNEILLGNDAINTIFTRMEHAVYAIDRGEGDGCESMLRDIADSLRAKLPEKSWIPYLADNILASCLAAQRRHEEADSLFTRSRQPILDSTIAAARKADALDRMVRHYTAWEKPEEAARYQAEIDSLMN; this is encoded by the coding sequence ATGCCGATAGAAAGGCCGCCGCAGAATCCCGAGGACGATCCCAAAATTAATCCTTCGAACCCAGAGCATCCCGAGCGGGACCCGTCGCTATCCGAGTTCCCCGAGTCCGAATCGCTCTTCATCGGCTCCGCGCAGCCACCATCCGGCAGCACGCCATCCGGCATTTCGCCTTCGGATGGTGCCAACGGCGTCATCGCCGGCTATCGCATCATCCGCAGAATCGGCGCCGGCGGTATGGGCGTGGTCTATGAGGCCGAACAGCAGAATCCCCGGCGCCGGGTGGCGCTCAAGGTGATCCGCGGCGGCGCGGTGGTCGATGAACACCATGTGAAACTCTTCCAGCGCGAGGCGCAGGCCCTGGCGCTCCTGAAGCACCCGAACATCGCCGCGATTCACGACGCCGGGCAAACCGAAAACGGACAACATTACTTCGCGATGGAGCTGATCACCGGCGTCCCGCTCGACGCCTATTTGCAATCGCGGCCCCTGGGAGATTCGCCCACCCGCCATCAGATCCGCGAACGCCTCGCGCTCTTCCTGCAGATCTGCCGTGCGATAGCCTATGCGCATCAGCGCAGCGTCATCCACCGCGATCTGAAGCCCTCGAATATATTTGTCATTCCGCCGGATGGTGAAGACGCGGGCGCCTCGCGGCGTGACGCGCAGGTGAAGATCCTCGACTTCGGCCTCGCCCGCCTGACCGATGCGGATGTCAGCTTGACAACCATGGTCTCCGAAGTGGGAAAGATCCGCGGGACGCTGGCCTATATGAGCCCCGAGCAGGCCCGCGGGAATCCTGATGCGATTGATCTGAGGAGCGATGTCTATTCGCTCGGCGTGATCCTTTACGAAATGCTCACCGGGCAGCGGCCCTACGACGTTCACAAGGCGATGATCCATGAGGCGATTCGCGTCATCTGTGAAGAGGATCCGGCAAAGCCAAGCGGTTCATTCAAATTGCTACGCGGTGACCTCGAAACTATCACCCTCAAAGCGCTGGAGAAAAATCCGGCGGATCGGTATCAGTCGGTCTCGGCCCTCGTCGACGATATCGAGCGACATCTTGCAAATCAACCGATCCTCGCTTCGCCCCCCAGCGCGGTTTATCAATTCCGGAAGCTGGTTTCTCGTCACCGGGGACCCTTCGCATTCGCTGCCACCCTCTTCATTCTCTCCATCGTTTTTGGGATCACAATGTCGGTACTGTTCGGCCAACAGCGGGTCCTGCGGGCGCGGGCGGAAGCGGAAGCTCAGAAGGCCGATCAGATCAATACCTTCCTTCGGGATATGTTGGGTTCGGTCAATCCCTCCGGCATGGGCAAAGATGTCACGGTTCGAGAGGTCCTCGATGAGGCGGCCAAGACGATCGATGAGGGCTTGGCTGATCAACCGGAAGTAAGAGCCGCGGTTCAAAGCACCATTGGGGATACTTATTTCGCACTGGGATTCATCGAAGAAGCGGCCCCCCATCTTGAAGGGGCTTATGCCGTCCAGCGGGAGATACTCGGCGAAACACATCCCGATGTCGCCATGAGCCTTTTCAGGCTGGCCAGGCTGCGCATGGCGCAGTCGAAGGAAGACAGCGCTGAGGTCCTGGCGCGGCAGGTCCTTGAAATCGAGCGCGCTCATTATGGCGAGGAACATCCGACGATCGCGACTCATCTGTGCTTTCTAGCCAGCGTCTTGGATGGGCGCGGGAAATACGAGGAGGCGGAACAATTATATCTTGAGGCCCTTGCCATGCAGGAAAAACTGCTCGGCAAGGAGCACCTTGATATGGTGCCGCTCCTCGAAAGCTATGCGATCTTTCTGGGGGGCCAGGGACATCCCAGCCAGGCGGAAAAGCGGATGCGGGCCGCGCTGGAAATCCAAAGAAAGCACCATGGTGATAACCATCCATCTTTGGCGACAAACCTTATTAATCTGGCCTATTTCCTTAGTTCTCAGGAGAAGTATGAAGAGGCGGAGGCAACGGCCCGGGAGGCGATCGATCTGTGGCGTGAACACATGGGGGAAGAACACGAGTCTTACCCAGCGCTCCTTAACATTTTGGGCAGCATCCTCTCCGGCCAGAACAAGAGAGACGAAGCCGAATCGGTATTTCGACAGGCCTTGGACCGGCGGATTCAATTGTATGGAGAAGAGGGGCACGTCTCCATTGCGGCAAGCCTTAACAACCTGGCATTATTCCTCTTTAAAGCAGGGAAATACCAGGATTCGGAGGATATGTACAAGAGGGCTGAAGTTATTTGGCGCGAACATTTTGGGGATGAGCACCTGCATATTGCATCGCTCATGGGAAATCTATCGCTGGTATTAAAGGCCGAGGGGAAACTACAAGAAGGCGAAGCTGCGTTGGCTGAGGCCGTTCGATTGAATGAAATACTTCTCGGGAATGATGCGATCAACACGATCTTCACGCGGATGGAACATGCCGTCTATGCCATCGATCGTGGTGAAGGAGATGGGTGCGAGTCGATGTTGCGCGACATTGCAGACTCCTTACGCGCGAAACTCCCTGAAAAAAGCTGGATCCCCTATCTCGCCGATAACATCTTGGCCAGCTGCCTGGCGGCGCAGCGGCGCCATGAAGAGGCTGATTCACTTTTTACCCGCAGCCGCCAACCAATCCTCGATTCAACCATTGCGGCCGCCCGAAAAGCCGACGCGCTCGACCGGATGGTCCGGCACTACACGGCATGGGAAAAGCCGGAGGAAGCGGCGCGGTATCAGGCCGAGATTGATTCCTTAATGAACTAA
- a CDS encoding T9SS type A sorting domain-containing protein, whose translation MKRKIGRISYRLVIPTLLLALILCHPTSASTLITRHVFGLGGGAAVSANYGLIATLSQDVAGEARHHEFFIGSGFWHGGTPTTDVGDPDIPLPICFALSRIMPNPFTPSATIRYDVPALGGSVKIDIFNVTGRRIKTLVDAQKTPGQHSIVWDGRNDWGKPVGAGVYFVAMNAPGYRKSQRLICIR comes from the coding sequence ATGAAACGTAAAATTGGAAGGATAAGTTACAGGCTTGTCATTCCGACACTCTTGCTGGCATTGATACTTTGCCATCCCACCTCGGCATCGACATTGATCACACGCCATGTTTTCGGATTAGGCGGCGGCGCGGCGGTTTCTGCCAACTATGGCCTGATTGCAACGCTCAGCCAGGATGTCGCCGGCGAGGCGAGGCATCATGAGTTCTTTATTGGAAGTGGATTTTGGCATGGCGGCACACCAACGACTGATGTGGGCGATCCGGATATCCCTTTGCCAATTTGCTTTGCCCTATCACGAATCATGCCCAATCCCTTCACGCCATCGGCAACGATTCGTTACGATGTGCCGGCGCTGGGTGGATCCGTCAAAATCGATATCTTTAATGTGACCGGCAGGCGGATCAAGACACTTGTCGATGCTCAAAAAACACCAGGACAGCACAGCATTGTCTGGGATGGCAGGAACGATTGGGGCAAACCGGTCGGCGCAGGAGTCTATTTCGTTGCAATGAATGCGCCGGGTTACAGGAAAAGTCAGAGGCTTATCTGTATCCGATAG
- a CDS encoding S8 family serine peptidase, producing MTTRRINEGYRVMMGGMLLACFMISLCMVTVPTLGQAVTMRPKDPDLTIHTALYDAIEMEASGDFSRSELKNVMRRRSVYLDDLGRVHVEIIGPEGGPAITASALTPYGAELENAWRNRADAWIPLPQVVNLARRLAPNYRLQKAMYGTPTSVMGEGPAETNSQSYRDGGADGAGLTIAIFDGGFDNLTEAMNNGDAPPPGQATRINLTSTDFEEPDDGTHGTGCVEAAYDHCPGATWRIYKYHTLVDLGNAVDDAIGYGVDIISHSIAWYNTGWEDDSGDACNEARNAAEAGIFFFTAAGNSATEHWQGFYNAGPDAPNVHDWIDGDEMLSVTVPDGQTVSFFLSWDHTNGQVYDYDLSLWGNGGSMLLDYSNFGGNTFEEVSYDNSTGSDRVVELRIERESGGSTEMEIFMKGSATWNEHIIAAGSTISPTNCTHPNVIVVGAVHHGLYDYPNGFNTIMSYSSQGPSNSGMTLPDICGPTHTIGFTYDDPIQGFGGTSCATPNCAGAMCAFWSADTQLLQRGVWWLTLRQADLWRDWGVDGEDNVYGWGGLFLTDYVEHTIWVARSYENYADDRGYPFYTVQAAHDAQVPGGRLLFFPGGTYPEPATLSTNMRLETIEHDATLGQ from the coding sequence ATGACAACCAGACGGATAAATGAGGGATACAGAGTCATGATGGGAGGGATGCTTTTGGCCTGCTTCATGATAAGTCTCTGTATGGTGACCGTTCCGACCTTGGGCCAGGCTGTGACCATGCGTCCCAAGGATCCGGATCTTACAATCCATACTGCACTTTATGATGCGATCGAGATGGAAGCATCCGGTGACTTTTCAAGGTCGGAATTGAAAAATGTTATGCGCCGTAGATCTGTCTACCTTGATGATCTCGGACGGGTTCATGTAGAGATTATCGGACCGGAGGGCGGGCCAGCCATTACGGCCTCCGCTTTGACACCCTATGGCGCCGAACTTGAGAATGCCTGGCGCAATCGCGCCGACGCCTGGATTCCGCTCCCTCAGGTTGTCAATCTGGCGCGCCGTCTTGCACCAAACTATAGGTTGCAAAAGGCGATGTACGGTACGCCAACTTCGGTGATGGGGGAGGGGCCGGCGGAAACAAATTCCCAGTCATACCGTGACGGGGGTGCGGATGGCGCCGGTCTTACAATCGCCATCTTCGATGGTGGGTTTGACAACCTCACCGAAGCGATGAATAACGGTGACGCACCGCCTCCAGGCCAGGCGACCCGGATTAACCTCACCTCAACCGATTTTGAAGAGCCGGATGATGGGACGCACGGTACTGGTTGTGTTGAAGCAGCTTATGATCACTGCCCTGGTGCGACTTGGAGAATATATAAATACCATACCCTGGTGGACCTTGGGAATGCGGTAGACGACGCCATTGGCTATGGAGTCGATATAATTTCTCACTCAATCGCTTGGTACAATACAGGATGGGAAGATGATAGTGGGGATGCCTGCAATGAGGCAAGAAATGCGGCGGAAGCCGGAATATTCTTTTTCACCGCCGCTGGTAACTCTGCAACTGAGCATTGGCAAGGATTCTATAATGCCGGGCCTGATGCTCCCAATGTGCACGATTGGATCGATGGCGACGAAATGCTCAGCGTGACGGTTCCCGACGGTCAGACCGTCTCCTTTTTCTTGTCATGGGACCATACAAACGGGCAGGTCTATGACTACGATTTGTCACTATGGGGAAATGGCGGTTCCATGTTGCTGGACTACTCGAACTTTGGTGGGAATACCTTTGAGGAGGTGAGTTACGACAATTCCACGGGTTCGGATAGGGTTGTCGAATTGCGAATCGAACGGGAAAGCGGCGGATCGACGGAAATGGAAATCTTCATGAAAGGTTCTGCAACTTGGAATGAGCATATTATTGCAGCAGGATCAACCATATCGCCCACTAATTGCACTCACCCCAACGTCATTGTGGTCGGTGCTGTCCATCATGGATTATACGACTATCCAAACGGATTTAACACTATAATGAGTTATAGTAGTCAAGGCCCCAGCAACTCCGGTATGACATTGCCCGATATTTGCGGCCCGACACATACAATTGGTTTTACCTATGACGACCCCATTCAGGGATTCGGTGGCACAAGCTGCGCGACGCCGAATTGCGCGGGGGCCATGTGCGCTTTCTGGTCGGCTGACACGCAACTACTTCAGCGTGGCGTTTGGTGGCTCACGCTAAGACAAGCGGACCTCTGGCGGGATTGGGGGGTTGACGGAGAAGACAATGTTTATGGGTGGGGAGGTCTCTTTCTAACGGACTATGTGGAACACACGATTTGGGTTGCGCGGTCCTATGAAAACTATGCCGATGATCGTGGTTATCCATTTTATACGGTTCAGGCGGCACATGACGCGCAAGTGCCGGGCGGCCGGCTGTTGTTCTTCCCTGGGGGTACATATCCTGAACCGGCGACGCTGTCCACCAACATGAGATTGGAAACGATCGAGCATGACGCGACGCTGGGTCAGTAG
- a CDS encoding aspartate ammonia-lyase yields the protein MFTEHKTRTEHDLLGSKEIPSAAYYGIQTARAMENFLISGVPISHYSDLIRALALVKLAAARANHDCGQLPDEIFKGIEGACQEIIEGKLHDEFLVDMFQGGAGTSTNMNANEVIANRSLELMGHAMGEYRFCDPHDHVNLSQSTNDVYPTALHIAMVFINDHLILEMERLVASLRAKGREFSHIIKMGRTQLQDAVPMTLGQEFEAWAASLDNEVDALKQAEGWLLEVNMGGTAIGTGLNAPKGYAAKCIKHLAAIAGKTFYLAKDLVEATQDTQAFVLYSGTLKSLAIKLSKICSDIRLLSSGPRAGLNEINLPRKQPGSTIMPGKVNPVIPEVVNQVCYRVIGSDLTVTLAAAAGQLQLNVMEPVIAECILSSQTMFMNSARTLREHCIDGITANEDICRGMVERSIGLVTALNPLLGYETSTKLAKEALETGRGIVELVREKGLLTGQQIEEILDPAKMTGGGESNAL from the coding sequence ATGTTCACTGAGCACAAAACCCGCACCGAACACGACCTGCTCGGTTCGAAAGAAATCCCATCCGCCGCCTACTATGGCATCCAAACCGCGCGGGCGATGGAGAATTTTCTCATCTCGGGTGTGCCGATCAGCCATTACTCCGACCTGATCCGCGCACTGGCCTTGGTCAAGCTGGCGGCGGCGCGCGCCAATCATGATTGCGGGCAGCTCCCAGACGAGATCTTCAAGGGAATCGAGGGCGCTTGTCAGGAAATCATCGAAGGAAAACTGCACGATGAATTTCTGGTCGACATGTTCCAGGGCGGGGCGGGGACCTCGACGAATATGAACGCCAATGAGGTCATCGCGAATCGGTCCCTGGAGCTGATGGGGCACGCCATGGGCGAGTATCGATTCTGCGATCCGCATGACCATGTGAACCTCTCGCAGTCGACCAACGATGTCTATCCGACAGCCCTTCATATCGCGATGGTCTTTATCAATGATCATCTTATATTGGAAATGGAACGGCTCGTCGCATCACTTCGCGCCAAGGGGCGGGAGTTCAGCCACATCATCAAGATGGGTAGAACGCAGCTTCAGGACGCGGTGCCGATGACGCTCGGGCAGGAGTTCGAAGCCTGGGCCGCGAGTCTCGACAACGAGGTGGACGCCCTAAAACAGGCGGAGGGCTGGCTTCTGGAAGTCAACATGGGAGGCACCGCGATCGGCACCGGGTTGAATGCCCCCAAAGGTTACGCAGCGAAATGTATAAAGCACCTGGCGGCGATCGCCGGCAAGACGTTCTATTTGGCAAAGGATCTTGTTGAAGCGACACAGGACACGCAGGCCTTCGTCCTTTATTCGGGCACACTGAAGAGCCTGGCGATCAAGCTCTCCAAAATCTGCAGCGACATCCGGCTTCTCTCTTCCGGACCGCGGGCGGGACTGAATGAGATCAATCTCCCGCGGAAACAGCCGGGCTCAACGATCATGCCGGGAAAGGTCAATCCGGTAATTCCGGAGGTGGTGAACCAGGTCTGTTATCGCGTTATCGGCAGCGATCTCACCGTGACGCTGGCGGCCGCGGCGGGCCAGCTCCAGCTCAACGTCATGGAACCGGTCATCGCGGAGTGTATTCTCAGCTCGCAGACAATGTTCATGAACTCCGCCCGCACCCTTCGTGAGCACTGCATCGACGGGATCACGGCCAACGAAGATATCTGCCGGGGGATGGTGGAGCGCAGCATCGGCCTTGTGACGGCGCTGAATCCTCTCCTCGGGTATGAGACCTCTACAAAACTGGCCAAGGAGGCCCTTGAGACCGGACGCGGAATTGTAGAACTCGTCAGAGAGAAGGGGCTTCTCACCGGGCAGCAGATCGAGGAAATTCTCGATCCGGCGAAGATGACGGGCGGGGGCGAATCGAACGCTTTATGA
- a CDS encoding T9SS type A sorting domain-containing protein: MRRLSVMYVFIGLYSACTPGSTRADSIDYGEYLHRLGAVDTPEIANGVAASGTYAYVADGASGLQVVDFTDPLHPQIVGYTDTPGEAWGVVISGAYAYVADLYMGLQVVEITDPLNPQIVGSADTPGDSYGVAVSGTHAYVTDWNCGLQVIDITDPEDPQIVGCVSTPADANDVAILGSHAYIADFGSGLQVVDITDPEHPLIVGCEDAPLDAYGVAISGAYAYIADVYSGLYVIEITDPENPQCVAHLSMPSWVFGVAVSGDYLYIADQSAGLQVVSVADPENPQIVGGVDTPGDSYGVCVSGNHAFIADGAFGLHVIDSTNPESPQPIGAVDLSGDGLDVAISGEYAAIVTGYAGFQVIDISSPQTPQVIGAAPMPGDAYGVAVSGPYAYVAEWGEGLQVIDMSIPETPQIIGSENMPDLAYAVALSGAYAFVADHYAGLQIIDIANPLDPQSVGGADTPGEAYDVVVCGSIAYVADGSCGLQVIEITDPLHPQIIGGADTPGEARGVALYGDYVCIADRDSGLIVIQVADPQNPQIVGGVKTPGDANGVVISGTHAYVAEWGSGLYVIDISDPQNPRITGSAGSPAYGFSAAVSGENVYLGIYGGFQILPAQVEPSAVDDFEGLGGLDGLMNKMPLHFIPNPSSQSTVIRFSTHGRGNVQVGVYDAAGRRVRDLYRGALGAGFHNLTWDGHDDSGGETAAGVYFVRVTTAERSVTGRHTRIR, translated from the coding sequence ATGAGACGGCTATCGGTAATGTATGTGTTTATCGGCCTTTACAGCGCCTGCACCCCCGGTTCGACCCGCGCCGACAGCATCGACTACGGAGAATATCTACATCGACTGGGCGCCGTGGATACGCCGGAGATCGCCAATGGTGTGGCGGCATCCGGTACCTATGCCTATGTGGCGGACGGCGCTTCCGGATTGCAGGTCGTCGATTTTACGGATCCGCTTCATCCGCAGATCGTGGGGTATACCGACACGCCGGGGGAGGCCTGGGGCGTTGTGATATCCGGCGCTTATGCTTATGTCGCGGATCTTTATATGGGTCTCCAAGTTGTTGAGATAACGGATCCCCTCAATCCCCAAATTGTGGGTTCCGCGGATACGCCCGGCGACTCCTACGGCGTGGCCGTCTCAGGGACCCATGCCTACGTCACCGACTGGAACTGCGGCCTGCAAGTGATCGACATCACGGATCCGGAAGATCCCCAAATCGTTGGATGCGTAAGCACACCGGCCGACGCGAATGACGTCGCCATTTTGGGTTCCCATGCTTACATCGCAGACTTTGGCTCCGGTCTACAGGTTGTTGACATTACCGATCCGGAGCATCCCCTGATCGTGGGTTGCGAGGACGCGCCGCTTGATGCCTATGGCGTGGCCATCTCAGGCGCCTATGCCTACATCGCGGATGTCTATTCGGGTCTCTATGTCATTGAGATCACCGATCCCGAGAATCCACAATGTGTGGCTCATCTCAGCATGCCGAGCTGGGTTTTTGGCGTGGCGGTCTCAGGCGACTATTTATACATTGCGGATCAATCTGCCGGACTGCAGGTCGTCAGTGTGGCGGATCCGGAGAATCCTCAAATTGTGGGTGGGGTGGATACGCCGGGGGATTCCTATGGTGTTTGCGTGTCCGGCAACCATGCTTTCATCGCAGACGGCGCCTTTGGTCTGCATGTGATCGACAGCACAAATCCCGAGAGCCCGCAGCCGATCGGCGCTGTTGATCTATCGGGCGATGGCTTGGATGTCGCGATTTCAGGAGAGTATGCCGCTATCGTGACCGGCTATGCCGGCTTCCAGGTGATCGATATCTCAAGCCCGCAGACGCCTCAAGTCATAGGCGCCGCGCCGATGCCGGGCGATGCCTATGGTGTGGCGGTTTCAGGTCCTTACGCCTATGTAGCGGAATGGGGGGAGGGTCTTCAGGTCATTGACATGAGCATTCCTGAAACGCCGCAGATTATCGGCAGCGAGAACATGCCGGATTTGGCCTATGCTGTCGCGCTTTCGGGCGCGTATGCGTTCGTCGCGGACCACTATGCGGGGCTGCAGATCATCGATATTGCCAATCCCCTGGATCCTCAATCGGTCGGCGGCGCCGACACACCGGGGGAGGCTTATGACGTGGTGGTTTGCGGTTCCATCGCTTACGTGGCGGATGGCAGCTGCGGTCTTCAAGTGATCGAGATAACGGACCCCTTGCATCCGCAGATAATCGGCGGCGCCGATACGCCGGGGGAGGCCCGCGGTGTGGCCCTCTACGGCGATTATGTTTGTATCGCCGACCGTGATTCGGGTCTCATCGTCATACAGGTTGCCGATCCGCAGAATCCCCAGATCGTGGGCGGCGTAAAAACCCCCGGTGACGCCAACGGTGTGGTGATCTCAGGCACCCATGCCTATGTCGCGGAATGGGGTTCCGGATTGTATGTGATCGACATCAGCGATCCCCAAAACCCCCGCATCACAGGCAGCGCCGGCTCGCCGGCCTACGGCTTCAGCGCGGCGGTTTCAGGCGAGAATGTCTACCTCGGAATCTACGGCGGATTTCAGATCCTGCCGGCGCAGGTCGAGCCTTCGGCGGTTGATGATTTTGAAGGGCTGGGTGGGCTTGATGGGCTTATGAACAAAATGCCCCTGCATTTCATCCCGAATCCGAGTTCCCAATCGACAGTGATTCGATTCAGCACGCACGGCCGCGGCAATGTACAGGTCGGTGTCTATGACGCCGCCGGCCGCAGAGTACGGGACCTGTATCGCGGCGCGCTCGGTGCGGGCTTCCACAATCTTACGTGGGACGGACACGATGACAGCGGGGGAGAAACGGCGGCGGGCGTCTACTTCGTGCGGGTTACGACGGCGGAAAGAAGTGTGACGGGTCGGCATACGAGAATAAGGTAG